A genome region from Roseofilum reptotaenium CS-1145 includes the following:
- the gltD gene encoding glutamate synthase small subunit, whose translation MGKATGFMEYLREVAEEVSPQKRIENWDEFHLHMEDDRLQTQGARCMDCGTPFCHTGLEISRMASGCPINNLIPEWNDLVYRGLWQEALDRLHKTNNFPEFTGRVCPAPCEGACVLGITNPPVTIKNIEYSIAEKGWDEGWITPTLPPQRTGKKVAVVGSGPAGLAAASQLNHAGHWVTVYEREDRPGGLLMYGIPNMKLDKKEVVLRRLDVLQAEGVTFVCNMEIGKDLPVENLLNDFDAVVLCTGATKPRNLEIEGRDLKGIHFAMEFLTGNTRTVLDGNPTEDYISAAGKDVIIIGGGDTGTDCVGTSMRHGCKSVTQLEIMPKPPESRAANNPWPEWPKIYRMDYGQEEAAAVFGDDPRVYTTTATRFEGDEQGQVKAVHTVQVEWTKNEQGRFIPQPIEGTEKVVPAQLVLLAMGFLGPEQPLLDALGLERDSRSNVKADHGDFVTSIPGVFAAGDCRRGQSLVVWAINEGRGAARECDRYLMGSTNLP comes from the coding sequence ATGGGAAAAGCAACGGGTTTTATGGAGTACCTGCGCGAAGTCGCAGAAGAGGTATCGCCCCAGAAACGTATAGAAAATTGGGATGAATTCCATCTGCATATGGAGGACGATCGCCTGCAAACCCAGGGCGCTCGATGTATGGACTGTGGCACACCCTTTTGCCATACGGGATTAGAAATTAGCCGCATGGCAAGTGGTTGTCCGATTAATAACTTGATTCCAGAATGGAATGATTTGGTCTATCGGGGATTATGGCAAGAAGCCCTCGATCGCCTGCACAAGACGAATAATTTCCCTGAATTCACTGGCCGGGTTTGCCCCGCACCTTGTGAAGGGGCCTGTGTTTTGGGCATTACCAACCCTCCAGTAACGATTAAGAATATTGAATATTCCATTGCTGAAAAAGGCTGGGATGAAGGCTGGATCACACCCACATTACCTCCGCAACGAACCGGGAAAAAAGTGGCTGTTGTCGGTTCCGGGCCGGCTGGTTTAGCCGCAGCATCCCAACTCAACCACGCGGGTCATTGGGTAACGGTCTACGAACGGGAAGACCGTCCTGGGGGACTACTGATGTATGGTATCCCCAATATGAAGCTGGATAAGAAAGAGGTGGTTTTACGCCGGTTGGATGTTTTGCAAGCAGAAGGGGTGACGTTTGTTTGCAATATGGAAATTGGTAAGGATCTGCCAGTAGAAAACCTGCTCAATGACTTTGATGCAGTGGTTCTGTGTACAGGAGCGACGAAACCGCGCAATTTAGAAATTGAAGGGCGGGATCTCAAGGGCATTCATTTTGCCATGGAATTTTTAACCGGCAATACGCGCACAGTACTCGATGGAAATCCCACAGAGGATTATATTTCCGCAGCCGGTAAGGATGTGATTATTATCGGTGGTGGCGATACGGGGACGGACTGTGTGGGCACTTCGATGCGCCATGGCTGCAAGAGCGTCACGCAGTTGGAAATTATGCCTAAACCGCCAGAGAGCCGAGCTGCCAATAATCCCTGGCCGGAGTGGCCGAAAATTTACCGCATGGACTACGGTCAAGAAGAGGCGGCGGCGGTGTTTGGAGACGATCCGCGCGTTTATACCACCACGGCGACCCGATTTGAGGGGGATGAGCAAGGCCAGGTGAAGGCAGTGCATACGGTACAGGTGGAATGGACGAAAAATGAGCAAGGGCGCTTTATTCCCCAACCCATTGAAGGCACAGAGAAGGTTGTACCCGCACAACTGGTGCTGTTAGCCATGGGATTTTTGGGGCCGGAACAACCTCTATTAGATGCTCTGGGTTTGGAACGGGACAGCCGCAGTAATGTGAAAGCCGATCATGGTGATTTTGTGACCAGTATCCCCGGTGTTTTTGCGGCAGGGGATTGTCGTCGCGGTCAAAGTTTGGTGGTTTGGGCGATTAATGAGGGTCGCGGTGCAGCACGAGAGTGCGATCGCTACCTAATGGGATCGACTAATTTACCTTAA
- a CDS encoding type I polyketide synthase, with the protein MELNASQKLSNEQRLLLKLKQATAKIQEIRAAATEPIAIIGMSCRFPGGASTPEGFWDILQNGVDAIAEVPKDRWDLDNYYNPDPDTPGKMHSPYGGFIDQVKEFDANFFGISPKETIHLDPQHRLLLEVSWEALEHSGKNPQQLKGSQTGVFVGICSSDYSHRILSHGLEQIDAYISSGNSHSTASGRISYMLGLVGPNLVVDTACSSSLVSIHLACSSLRNQECNLALAGGVNLLLSPEVSIALSQGRMLSVDGRCKTFDASANGYVRGDGCGIIVLKRLSDAVANRDNVLAVIRGTAMNQDGPSSGLTVPNGPSQVAVIRQALANGGVDPAEVSYIEAHGTGTSLGDPMEVEALGSVFGKTHSQEHPLILGSAKTNIGHTEGAAGVAGLIKLVLQLQHQQIAPSLHFNQPNPYINWSQLPVKVSTQLTPWQTNGKTRIAGVSSFGFSGTNAHIILEEAPREDNWQLATGNSEDDLERAAHLLTLSAKTETALSDLVNNYQNYITIYPELEVADICYTANIGRAHFHHRLAILADNQSELVEKLRQYKKREEVPGIYSGELINNTTIPQIAFLFTGQGSQYVNMGRQLYQTALPFREAIHQCEDILSRVEIFQDTSLRDILYPESIDESNASRLNQTAYTQPALFAIEYALYQLWQSWGIKPDVVMGHSVGEYVAATVARVFSLEDGLKLIAARGRLMQKLPTGGEMVSVMASESVVKAAIAAHPELSIAAINGPESIVISGNSMAIKAMVNSLESAGIKTKQLQVSHAFHSSLMEPMLAEFEAIANQLTYHQPTIPVISNLTGTKADNAIASAQYWVSHVRQPVRFAQGMKELNQQGCTTFLEIGPKPILLGMGRQCLPEEVGVWLPSLRPGVDEWQQMLSSLGQLYVQGAKVDWLGFDQNYNREKVVLPTYPFQREKYWIEINNSYQQKLHLSTTQYLHPLLGEKLELAGIEDQHRFQSDLGAQSPDYLNHHQVFDQALFPGTGYLEMAMAVGKNLFSSQEQVVVSDVAIAQGLILPGTELKKVQTVVSLLDNNSYKFEIFSASEAGNQQVRQWKLHSEGKIYPQPIAKSRAKIDLEQYKRDCSQAIEVQKHYQLCGSTGLKHGRSFQGLKQLWKGEGKALAEIALPEELIGEVTNYHIHPALLDVAIQITGHALGNIETGDKTYLPVGVEKLKLYRQAISQAWAIAEIPENSLTADIFLVDNQGTVVAELEGLRIMVTTTDTLLKSLQPDISHWYYQIHWQAQALSSTHPSTASSKWLVLTEETQLLEALQHKGHECIKVSPGQTYKQLSLQHYQINPTSEEQFQQLLEENPGITGVVHLWGMQPSANKDNLELEKIQENSCAAALHLVQAILKSKDGTIPQLWLVTQGTQSVKTDSEVINPEYGSLWGLGGVIAQEHLEFRCKRFDCDPEASINENLDFLVDELLSEDVEEQIAIRQGSRYVARLEQKPQQQSMSSPGQPVQLKLAEYGVIDNLSWQPMQRRLPEANEVEIEVAAVGLNFRDVLNALGLLQDYYAEHLGITSSKQLTFGLECTGIISAVGAEVSQWQVGDEVITNMVHDGFSSFTITLAEYLIPKPKPMSFSEAATLPVTFSTAYYALEKLAKIQPGERVLIHAAAGGVGQAAVQIAQRAGAEIFATASPPKWEFLKSLGIKHIMNSRTLDFADQVMELTGGGGVDIVLNSLNGEYIPKNLEILAPQGRFVEIGKIGIWGEQQVKEKRPDISYFPFDLGEVFQQQPKVVTQLSEEVIHRSNQGELVALPHKVFASTQITEAFRYMQQAKNIGKVVVEMPQVSIEPKSIQSEASYLITGGLGALGLEVAQWLVKQGAKHLVLSSRRAPSETAQQIIGNLQTDGASVDILLGNISRQEDVAKTLEAISTSFPPLKGVIHAAGVLDDGVLQQMSWERFTTVMAPKVQGTWHLHQFTKDLPLDFFVCFSSVASILGGPGQGNYAAANSFMDALAHYRRGLGLPGLSINWGAWGSVGMAARLDSLNQKRLESSGVIAIEPERGMQALGSLLSSSSSQVIVWPIQWSKFVKQLPGGRKIPFLEGLMSSEPSLTQNSAFREQLESVPVSERQELLINQIRSLIAKTLGWKDPQQIGMRQPLFDLGLDSLMTVELKNRLESSLQTNLSSKLLFDHPTVEALVEHLADIIPLEFSVTNSSDKPSHDLSAEAIDFNAEATLDPSIVVDSTVTRSIAEPQNIFLTGATGFIGAYLLDELLQKTSANIYCLIRANNRDLAKQKLKDKLESYWLWDEEKFSSRIIPVVGDLSSKFFALSTEEFNFLANQIDVIYHSGAWTNHLYPYTILKPTNVLGTQEVLKLASQTHVKPVHFLSSYVTLLSSSNHESEEANNLTTGYSQSKWVAEKLVATGRDIGIPTSIYRLATITSDANTGASRIDDRICRYVMGCIELGMVPILGGKLGENWVPINETSQAIIYLSQKETSLGKTFNIVNPKSTSWNDVFDLICSLVSSVKKVSSTDWEMALSNHPNNPLYPYFFGVQSGVEKLTEKEAGILSGVTIDDRDTQNGLLGSEITFSSINKPYLEKMLSYLNKSGFINLPYNRI; encoded by the coding sequence ATGGAACTTAACGCATCCCAAAAGCTCTCAAATGAGCAACGTCTACTGCTAAAACTTAAACAAGCAACTGCAAAAATACAAGAAATTAGAGCAGCCGCTACAGAGCCAATAGCCATTATTGGTATGAGTTGTCGGTTCCCTGGAGGTGCATCTACTCCAGAAGGCTTCTGGGATATTTTACAAAATGGAGTAGATGCGATCGCTGAAGTCCCAAAAGACCGATGGGATCTTGATAATTATTACAACCCAGACCCAGACACTCCTGGCAAAATGCACAGTCCCTATGGAGGGTTTATTGACCAAGTAAAGGAGTTTGATGCCAATTTTTTTGGTATCTCTCCTAAAGAAACCATTCATTTAGATCCTCAACATAGATTACTCTTAGAAGTCAGTTGGGAAGCTCTAGAGCATTCAGGAAAGAATCCGCAACAACTTAAAGGGAGTCAAACCGGTGTATTTGTTGGTATTTGTAGCAGTGATTATAGCCACCGTATATTGAGTCACGGTCTAGAACAAATTGATGCTTACATAAGTTCGGGTAATTCTCACAGTACAGCATCAGGGCGAATTTCTTATATGCTGGGGCTAGTTGGGCCTAACTTAGTCGTAGACACAGCTTGCTCCTCTTCATTAGTTAGTATCCATTTAGCTTGTTCGAGTTTAAGGAATCAAGAGTGCAATCTAGCTCTAGCAGGAGGGGTGAATCTATTACTATCTCCAGAGGTTAGCATCGCCCTGTCTCAGGGTCGTATGCTATCGGTGGATGGTCGGTGCAAGACCTTTGATGCTTCAGCAAATGGTTATGTGCGTGGAGATGGATGTGGGATTATTGTATTAAAGCGCCTCAGTGATGCAGTGGCCAATCGAGATAATGTTCTGGCAGTAATTCGTGGAACGGCTATGAATCAAGACGGACCGAGTAGTGGCTTGACAGTACCTAATGGTCCGTCTCAAGTTGCTGTTATCCGTCAAGCTTTGGCCAATGGAGGAGTAGACCCAGCAGAGGTTAGTTATATTGAAGCTCATGGTACAGGAACTTCCTTGGGAGACCCTATGGAAGTGGAAGCTCTAGGATCGGTATTTGGCAAAACCCACTCTCAAGAGCACCCTTTAATCCTGGGTTCAGCTAAAACGAATATTGGTCATACTGAAGGAGCAGCAGGAGTTGCAGGCTTGATAAAATTAGTTCTACAACTGCAACATCAACAAATCGCACCATCCCTACATTTTAATCAACCGAATCCTTATATTAATTGGTCTCAGTTACCCGTAAAAGTCTCAACTCAACTCACTCCTTGGCAAACCAATGGAAAAACTCGTATAGCAGGAGTGAGTTCCTTTGGTTTTAGTGGGACGAATGCTCATATAATATTAGAAGAAGCACCAAGAGAAGATAATTGGCAACTGGCAACTGGCAACAGTGAAGATGATTTAGAACGGGCAGCTCATCTATTAACTCTCTCCGCCAAAACTGAAACTGCTCTTAGTGATTTAGTCAATAATTATCAAAATTATATAACTATTTATCCGGAATTAGAGGTGGCTGATATCTGCTATACCGCTAATATAGGTCGTGCCCACTTCCACCACAGACTAGCAATCCTTGCAGACAACCAATCAGAATTAGTGGAGAAACTCCGACAGTACAAAAAACGAGAAGAAGTCCCCGGAATTTACTCAGGAGAACTGATCAATAACACCACGATCCCCCAAATCGCGTTCCTCTTCACAGGACAAGGTTCTCAATATGTGAATATGGGAAGACAGTTGTATCAAACAGCCCTCCCTTTTCGTGAAGCAATTCACCAATGTGAAGACATTCTGAGTCGTGTCGAAATTTTCCAGGACACTTCATTACGAGATATTCTCTATCCAGAAAGCATAGATGAGTCGAATGCATCCCGACTAAACCAAACAGCCTATACCCAGCCGGCTTTGTTTGCTATAGAATATGCTTTGTATCAACTGTGGCAATCCTGGGGAATTAAACCAGATGTCGTCATGGGTCATAGTGTGGGTGAATATGTAGCAGCAACGGTAGCGAGAGTATTTAGTTTAGAGGATGGTTTGAAATTAATTGCTGCCCGGGGAAGGTTAATGCAAAAATTACCAACTGGCGGGGAGATGGTTTCAGTAATGGCATCAGAGTCGGTGGTGAAAGCGGCGATCGCTGCCCATCCAGAACTATCGATAGCAGCTATCAACGGACCAGAAAGTATAGTTATTTCGGGTAACTCTATGGCCATCAAAGCCATGGTCAACAGCCTGGAATCAGCCGGCATCAAAACCAAACAACTGCAAGTCTCCCATGCCTTCCATTCATCATTGATGGAACCGATGTTGGCAGAATTTGAAGCGATCGCCAATCAACTGACCTACCATCAACCCACAATACCAGTAATCTCTAACCTTACAGGAACCAAGGCAGACAACGCGATTGCCTCCGCACAATATTGGGTGAGTCACGTGCGCCAACCTGTAAGGTTTGCTCAAGGAATGAAGGAGTTAAACCAGCAAGGCTGTACAACTTTCCTAGAAATTGGCCCCAAACCCATTTTGTTGGGAATGGGAAGACAATGTTTACCAGAAGAGGTAGGTGTGTGGTTACCATCGTTGCGTCCTGGAGTGGATGAATGGCAACAGATGCTTTCAAGTTTAGGACAGTTGTATGTACAGGGAGCTAAAGTAGATTGGTTAGGATTTGACCAAAACTATAACCGGGAGAAAGTAGTTTTGCCGACCTATCCATTCCAAAGAGAAAAATACTGGATAGAAATCAACAATAGCTACCAACAAAAACTGCATTTATCAACAACACAATATTTGCACCCATTACTAGGAGAAAAGCTAGAACTAGCGGGAATAGAAGATCAACATCGTTTTCAATCCGACCTAGGCGCTCAATCTCCAGACTACTTGAATCACCACCAAGTCTTTGATCAGGCTCTATTTCCGGGTACAGGCTATCTAGAAATGGCAATGGCAGTGGGAAAAAATCTCTTCAGCTCCCAAGAACAAGTCGTCGTTTCTGATGTGGCGATCGCGCAAGGGTTGATCCTACCAGGAACAGAACTTAAGAAGGTACAGACAGTCGTCAGTCTTTTAGACAATAATAGTTACAAGTTTGAAATATTTAGCGCATCAGAAGCTGGGAATCAACAGGTGCGACAATGGAAATTGCACAGTGAAGGAAAAATATATCCCCAGCCCATTGCTAAAAGCCGAGCTAAAATTGACCTCGAACAATACAAAAGAGACTGTAGTCAAGCAATAGAAGTCCAAAAACATTATCAACTCTGTGGGTCAACCGGTTTAAAGCACGGAAGAAGTTTCCAAGGACTCAAACAGTTGTGGAAAGGTGAAGGCAAAGCCCTCGCGGAAATAGCCTTGCCGGAGGAGTTAATAGGAGAGGTAACAAACTATCATATACATCCAGCCTTATTAGATGTAGCGATACAAATCACGGGTCATGCTCTGGGCAACATAGAAACAGGCGATAAAACCTATCTACCAGTAGGGGTAGAGAAATTGAAGCTGTATCGTCAGGCAATAAGTCAAGCATGGGCGATCGCCGAAATACCAGAAAACAGCTTAACAGCCGATATTTTCCTCGTAGATAATCAGGGAACTGTGGTAGCCGAGCTGGAGGGATTAAGGATAATGGTTACAACAACCGATACCCTCCTCAAAAGTCTGCAACCAGATATCAGCCATTGGTATTATCAAATCCACTGGCAAGCCCAAGCCCTATCCTCAACGCACCCATCAACAGCAAGCAGCAAATGGTTAGTCTTGACAGAAGAGACTCAACTACTAGAAGCACTCCAACACAAAGGTCACGAGTGCATTAAAGTCTCACCAGGACAGACCTATAAGCAGCTAAGTCTACAACACTATCAAATCAATCCCACCAGCGAGGAGCAATTTCAGCAACTGCTAGAGGAAAATCCAGGGATTACAGGCGTTGTACATTTGTGGGGAATGCAGCCATCAGCAAACAAAGATAACTTAGAATTAGAGAAAATCCAAGAAAATAGCTGTGCGGCAGCGCTGCATTTAGTACAAGCAATCCTCAAGAGCAAAGACGGAACCATACCACAGCTATGGTTAGTAACTCAAGGAACCCAGAGCGTCAAAACAGACTCCGAAGTTATTAACCCTGAGTATGGAAGTTTATGGGGACTAGGAGGAGTAATTGCTCAAGAACACTTAGAGTTTAGGTGTAAACGCTTCGACTGTGATCCAGAAGCAAGTATTAATGAAAACTTAGATTTCCTAGTCGATGAACTCCTATCAGAAGATGTAGAAGAGCAAATAGCAATACGTCAGGGAAGTCGCTATGTCGCCAGACTCGAACAAAAACCACAGCAACAATCCATGAGTTCGCCAGGGCAACCGGTGCAATTAAAACTAGCAGAATACGGAGTGATAGACAACCTCAGTTGGCAGCCAATGCAGCGTCGTCTTCCTGAAGCCAATGAAGTCGAAATTGAGGTAGCGGCAGTAGGACTAAACTTCCGAGACGTGCTTAATGCCCTCGGATTACTCCAAGATTACTATGCCGAACACCTGGGCATTACCAGTTCCAAACAACTCACCTTTGGCTTGGAATGTACAGGAATAATCTCTGCTGTCGGAGCAGAAGTCTCACAATGGCAAGTAGGAGACGAAGTAATTACAAATATGGTTCACGATGGCTTCAGCAGCTTCACCATTACCCTAGCTGAATATCTCATCCCCAAGCCGAAACCCATGAGTTTCAGCGAAGCAGCCACCTTACCAGTAACATTTTCTACGGCTTACTACGCATTAGAGAAGTTAGCCAAAATTCAACCTGGAGAACGAGTATTAATTCATGCAGCAGCAGGAGGCGTAGGGCAAGCCGCAGTACAAATAGCTCAACGGGCAGGAGCCGAAATTTTTGCCACAGCTAGTCCGCCCAAATGGGAGTTTCTCAAGTCCCTAGGCATCAAACATATTATGAACTCCCGCACCCTAGATTTTGCTGACCAAGTTATGGAGCTTACTGGAGGAGGGGGAGTAGATATAGTCCTCAATAGCCTCAACGGAGAGTACATTCCCAAGAATTTAGAAATATTAGCTCCTCAAGGAAGATTTGTGGAAATTGGAAAAATTGGGATTTGGGGGGAACAGCAAGTCAAAGAAAAACGACCAGATATCAGCTATTTCCCCTTTGATTTAGGAGAAGTATTCCAACAACAACCCAAAGTAGTCACTCAGTTGTCAGAGGAAGTAATCCACAGATCGAACCAAGGAGAACTTGTTGCCCTACCTCACAAGGTATTTGCCAGCACACAAATTACAGAAGCCTTCCGGTATATGCAACAAGCTAAGAACATCGGCAAGGTAGTTGTGGAGATGCCACAAGTTTCTATCGAGCCAAAGTCCATCCAATCAGAAGCAAGTTATTTGATTACAGGAGGATTAGGAGCCTTAGGATTGGAAGTAGCCCAATGGTTGGTAAAACAGGGGGCCAAGCATCTAGTCTTGAGCAGCCGTCGCGCTCCCAGTGAAACAGCACAACAAATCATAGGCAACTTACAAACAGATGGAGCTTCTGTGGATATCTTATTAGGGAATATTTCCCGTCAAGAAGATGTCGCCAAAACTTTAGAGGCAATATCAACATCATTCCCCCCACTCAAAGGAGTGATTCATGCCGCTGGAGTATTGGATGATGGGGTACTTCAACAGATGAGTTGGGAACGGTTTACCACAGTAATGGCACCCAAGGTTCAAGGAACTTGGCATTTGCATCAATTCACCAAAGATTTACCCTTAGATTTCTTTGTCTGCTTTTCCTCTGTAGCTTCGATTTTGGGGGGGCCTGGCCAAGGAAATTATGCTGCGGCCAATTCTTTTATGGATGCATTAGCTCACTATCGTCGAGGTCTAGGATTACCAGGGTTGAGTATCAACTGGGGAGCTTGGGGATCGGTAGGAATGGCGGCTCGTTTAGATAGTCTCAATCAAAAGCGACTGGAGAGTAGTGGGGTAATTGCCATAGAACCAGAAAGGGGAATGCAGGCATTGGGTTCATTGCTCTCCAGCTCTTCAAGTCAAGTTATAGTGTGGCCTATTCAGTGGTCAAAATTTGTCAAGCAGCTCCCTGGCGGGCGAAAGATACCCTTCTTAGAGGGTTTGATGTCAAGTGAGCCATCATTAACCCAAAATTCAGCCTTCAGGGAACAACTTGAATCAGTACCCGTTTCAGAACGTCAAGAATTATTGATAAATCAGATTCGCTCTTTGATCGCCAAAACATTGGGCTGGAAAGATCCACAACAGATAGGAATGCGTCAGCCTTTGTTTGACTTAGGATTAGATTCCCTGATGACAGTGGAATTGAAAAACAGGTTGGAGTCAAGTTTACAGACAAATTTGAGTTCTAAATTGTTATTTGACCATCCTACTGTTGAGGCATTAGTAGAGCATTTAGCCGATATAATTCCTCTGGAATTTTCTGTCACAAATAGCTCGGATAAACCTAGTCATGACTTATCTGCTGAAGCAATTGATTTTAATGCCGAAGCAACCTTAGATCCGAGTATTGTGGTTGACTCTACTGTGACCCGAAGTATTGCTGAACCTCAGAACATTTTCTTGACAGGAGCAACCGGTTTTATTGGAGCTTATTTGCTTGATGAGTTATTGCAAAAAACTTCAGCAAATATATATTGCCTAATTCGGGCTAATAATAGGGATTTAGCTAAACAGAAACTCAAAGATAAATTGGAATCTTATTGGCTCTGGGATGAAGAAAAATTTAGCTCCAGAATTATCCCTGTAGTAGGAGATTTATCTAGTAAATTTTTCGCGTTATCAACGGAAGAATTTAACTTTCTTGCCAACCAGATTGATGTTATTTATCACAGTGGAGCTTGGACGAATCATCTTTATCCCTATACTATACTCAAACCGACTAATGTTTTAGGAACTCAAGAAGTTTTGAAATTAGCTAGTCAAACTCATGTAAAACCCGTGCATTTCTTATCTAGCTATGTAACTTTATTATCATCTAGTAATCATGAAAGTGAGGAAGCTAATAATCTGACAACTGGTTACTCCCAAAGTAAATGGGTAGCGGAGAAATTAGTAGCGACAGGGAGGGATATCGGGATTCCTACGTCTATATATCGGTTAGCAACGATAACATCAGATGCTAATACTGGTGCTAGCAGGATTGATGATAGAATTTGTCGCTATGTTATGGGTTGTATTGAATTGGGAATGGTGCCAATTTTAGGAGGTAAGTTAGGAGAGAACTGGGTTCCTATAAATGAAACAAGTCAAGCAATTATTTACTTGTCTCAAAAAGAGACATCCTTGGGTAAAACATTTAATATCGTTAATCCTAAATCCACATCTTGGAATGATGTATTTGATTTAATTTGCTCTTTAGTTTCCTCTGTCAAAAAAGTTTCATCAACTGATTGGGAGATGGCTTTATCAAATCATCCCAACAATCCGCTCTATCCTTACTTTTTTGGTGTGCAGTCTGGAGTGGAAAAATTGACAGAAAAAGAGGCGGGTATACTTTCAGGAGTTACTATTGACGATCGCGATACTCAGAATGGGTTGCTCGGCAGTGAAATCACCTTTAGTTCTATAAATAAGCCATACCTAGAAAAAATGCTTTCATATTTGAACAAAAGTGGCTTTATCAACTTACCTTATAATAGGATATAA